In Bradyrhizobium paxllaeri, the genomic stretch TTACGCCGGAAGAAATTGCTGTCTTCGCGCAGACGCGCCAGCATCTGGTAGTCGCGCAACAGTCGCAGCGTCCTGAGAACGCGGAGAAAGCCGCCGGCTTCTCCCGCCAGCGGCGCCAGGAATGATATGATCGCGACAATGTCCGTCCAGGTCGAGAAGCGGGTGAATTCGCGCAGCCGGTGCCGGCTGACGAGCAATCGCGCGGAAAAATCCGCCAGAATAACGACCCCGAACAGAACGTCGAGCGCTTCGGTGATTTCATTCGAAGGCAGGAATGACGTCGCGATGATGAACAGGACGGTTACGATATCGAACACCAGCAGCCCGTAGCGAAAGCGGACGCCCTCCGGCGTTGCGCCCTCGTAGAGGCTGCGAGTGCTCCGTCTGATGGAAGCGAACGACATGGCGGCATCTTCACCATTCGCACGTGCTATTGCAAATGATGGTTGGCGGCGACGGAGACATCACTTCCTGTTGGCCGCCTCGCGCTCGATGAACGCCACCTCGGTGCCCTTCTTCAGGAGTTTCGCCAGCCTGTCGGCGTCCCAGTTGGTGAGGCGCACGCAGCCATTGGACTCCGACTTGCTGACTTTCGACGGGTTGGGCGTCCCGTGAATGCCGTATCCTTCCTCCGAGAGTCCGATCCATTGGGAGCCTACGGGATTATTGGGGCCGGGTCTGATCTTGAAGGCGCGCTTGGATTTGACCCCCTTGAACCTGTAATCCGGGTTGTAGCGGTAATACGGATTTGCATCGATCGAGATCACCTTGAGAACGCCGCCGGGACTCGGTTTCTCCTCGCTGCCCACGGTCGCGGGAAAGAACGCGACCAGTTCGGAATTCACGAAGGCCTTGACGGTTTGAGACGCCTTGTCGACCTCGACACGCGTCACGGCCGGCTTGCCCTCCTTGACGGGGACGTTCATCACCGCGATCGTTTGACCGGCCCCGTCGAATTTCTTGCCGGGATTGAGCGCCGCGAGCAGCGCTTCGCTCATGTGAAACTTTTCGGCAAGGGCTTCCCGCGGGCTGGTGTAGTCCAGTGACTTAAGGTCTTTCAGGTCTTCCATCTTCGCAGGAAGCTTCTTCAGGAACGGGCCTTTGACGTCCTTGTCCGTGATCTTGTAGTCGACGACGACCGGATCCGAGCCGGTGGCAAGCAGAGCGCCCCAGATCTCGGAAGTCAGGGGTTGCTTGCTGACGGCAAGGCCTTTGGATTCGGCAAATGCCTTCAGGGCTTTCTCGGCATTCTCGCCAAGCTTGCCATCGATCTCGCCCGGCGAGAAATTGGCGCGATCGAGCAGCACCTGCGCCTTGACGATGACGGGATTGATCTTGTCGTCGCCCGGCGGCTTGCCTTTAAATTCCGCGTTGTTGATGGCTGCCGCATCGGGGCCGGCAACGGCCGGCGCGGCGAAGCAGGCGAGCAGAAACAGCCCGGCGAACCAGCGGATCATCGGCAATCTCCCAAATACTGACGATAAAGATTTCGACGGGCCGGAGTTCCGTACTGCCGTCGGTTCAGGCGCGCAGCCCGGTGTAGCGAAGCGTAACCCGGGGGCCGGAGAACGATCCCGGGTTTCGCTTCACCCCGCTACATTGAGAAGATCAATCCGGCCGGATCATCTCGAACATGTTTTCCGGCTTGATCTCGAAATAATCGCCCTTCCGGCCGGCGCGGACGATCGGATGGGCGAGCCCGGTCTGGTAGACGCCGTCCTTGATGAAGGCCTTGTCGATGTGGACAGCGACGACTTCGCCGAACGTCACCCAGGCCTGCGCCTTCTCGCCATCCTTGCCCTGCAACTGCAGGATCTGCGTCAGCTTGCACTCGAAGGCCACGGGGCTTTCCGCCACCCGCGGCACGTTGACGAGCTTGCAGGGCGCGGCCGTAAGCCCCGCGATCTTGAACTCATCGACGTCACGGGCCACGTGGGCCGCGGTCGCGTTCATCTGCTTCGCCAGATCCATGGTGGCGAGATTCCAGACGAACTCGCCGGTGTCCTGGATATTGCCCGCGCTGTCCTTCCAGTTGGTGGAGGAGAAGCCGATGATCGGCGGCACGTAGCAGAAGGCGTTGAAGAAGCTGTAAGGCGCCAGGTTGACGTTGCCGCTGCCGTCGCGCGAGGAGATCCAGCCGATCGGGCGCGGGGCGATGATGGCGTTGAAGGGGTCGTGCTTGAGGCCGTGGCCGTTCTTCGGCTCGTAGTAATGCAGGTCTTTGGTGGTCACGCCGGGACTCTTCCGTCATTGCGAGGAGCGAAAGCGACGAAGCAATCCAGGCCACGTCGCGCGGAGCCAATGGATTGCTTCGCTTCGCTCGCAATGACGGCTATGTCAAGTAGTGAACGAATCAATTCGCCTTGCGCGGCTCAAGCGCCCGGAAAAGGAAATCGATCATCTGGTCGATCGTTGCGCTGGGCTTGTTGACGGCCTGCGCGATCATCTGCGGGTGGAAGAAGCGGATCATGCCGGTACAGGTGCAGAGCGCCGCCAAAGGAAGGTCAGGCGCCTCGAACTCGCCGGACGCCACGCCCTGTGCGATCACCTGGCCGATGATACCGGTAACGCATTCGATATGGACGACGCAGACGTCCCAATCCTCCTCCATCGCGATCTCGACCATCTCGTGCAGCTTGGAATCACCGACATAGCGCTCGGTGTTCATCCGATTGATGGTCGTGAGCAGCTCGCGCAAGCGAGGTTTCGCCGGACCGGGCGCGGCTGCGATCCGCCGCGCCTCGACCTCGACCTCGCCCATCAGCGTGCGAGCCACGCCCTCGTGGATCGACTTCTTCGAATCGAAGAAGCGATAGACGTTGGCGGGGCTCATCCGCAGTTCCTTGGCGATGTCGGCGACCGTCGTCTTCTGGTAGCCCATCTGCCTGAACAGACGCTCCGCCACCACGAGAATCTTCTCCCGCGTGTCCGTCTCGACGTGTTCAGAAATCAGCGTCATGTCAGCTCTCAATGTTCAATTATTCCGCGGCGTCGGCAAGCGGAATCGCGTGTGGTCCTTTCGGATGCAACTTGGCCTCATGCTGCGCCGCAAGATCAGGTTGCTCGGCCTGGCCGCTTTCGTCCAGGCTCTTCCTGAACCAGAGGGCGTAAAGACCCGGCAGGTACAGCAAGGTCAGGAAGGTTGCAACAAACAAACCACCCATGATGGTGATAGCCATCGGCCCCCAGAAAGCGGAGCGGGACAGCGGGATCATGGCCAGAATCGCCGCCAGCGCGGTCAGCACCACCGGGCGGGCGCGGCGGACGGTGGCTTCGACGATGGCTTCCCGGCGCGTCAGGCCCTGCGCGACGTCGGCTTCGATCTGATCGACCAGGATCACCGCGTTGCGCATGATCATACCGGCGAGCGCGATCAGGCCGAGCAGCGCCACGAAGCCGAACGGCTGATTGGCAACATTGAGGCCGAGCGAGGCGCCGACGATGCCGAGCGGCGCGGTGAGGAAGACCAGGAACAGCCGCGAGAAGCTGTGAAGCTGGATCATCAAGAGCGTCAGCATCACCATGACCATCAGCGGAAACAGCACGAAGATCGAGGCGTTGCCCTTGGCGGATTCCTCGAACGCGCCGCCCGGCTCGATCCGGTAGGCCGGCTCGAGATGGTCGCGGATTTCCTTCAGCTTCGGCCAGATCTGGTTGGTAACGTCGGGTGCCTGCACGCCGTCGACGACGTCGGTCCGCACCGTGATCGCCATATCGCGGTTACGCCGCCACATGATCGGCTCCTCGTGGGAATATTCGATCTTGGCGATCTGCTGCAGCGGCACGGCGACGCCGTTGCGTGAGGTCACGGTGAGGTCGCCGACGCTCTTGAGATCGAGCCGTTCGGACGGGATCGCGCGGGCGACCACGCCGACCTTCTCGATGCCGTCACGGATGGTCGTGACCTGCGCACCCGAGATCAGCATGGCAAGCGCCTGCGAGACGTCCTGCGGGGTGAGGCCGAGCGCGCGGGCGCGGTCCTGATCCACCACGAGCTTGAGGTAGGGCGACTGCTCGTTCCAGTCGAGTTGCGGCTCCACGACGTTGGGATTCTGCTTCATGACGTCGCGCACCTTGTAGGCGATGTCGCGAACGGTATTGGCGTCGGGGCCGATGACGCGGAACTGCACGGGGAAGCCGACCGGCGGGCCGAAATTAAAGCGATCGATGCGCACGCGCGCTTCGCTCAATTCACCCTCGGAAACCGCCTTCTCCAGCCGCGCCTTGATGCGCTCGCGGGCGTCGACGTCCTTGGAGACGATGACGATCTCGGCAAAGGCCTCGTTCGGAAGTTGCGGATTGAGGCCGAGCCAGAAGCGCGGCGAACCCTGGCCAACATAGGAGGTGTAGGTCGCGATATCCTTGTCGTCCTTGAGCAGCGTCTCGGCCTTCTTCACGGACTTCTCCGTGACATTGAAGGCCGTGCCCTCGGGCAGGCGGAGCTGCAGGAACAGCTCGGGCCGCTCCGACAGCGGGAAGAACTGCTGCTGCACGTGGCCGAAGCCGACGATCGAGAGCGCGAACACGCCGACGGTGGCCACCACGACCTTGACCCGGTGGTCGACGCACCACTGCACCACGGCGCGCAAGCCGCGATACATCCGCGTCTCGTAGATCGCATGCGGATCGTGGTTGTGGTGGACCTTGATGTTGGGCAAGAGCTTGACGCCGATATAGGGCGTGAAGATCACCGCGACGAACCAGGAGGCGACCAGCGAGATCGCCACGATCCAGAAGATGCCGCCGGCATATTCGCCGACCGCCGAATTGGCAAAGCCGATGGGGAGGAAGCCAGCGGCCGTGACCAGCGTCCCCGTGAGCATCGGAAACGCAGTTGATTCCCAGGCAAAGGACGCCGCACGGACGCGGTCCCAGCCCTGTTCCATTTTCACCACCATCATCTCGACCGCGATGATGGCGTCGTCGACCAGAAGGCCGAGCGCGATGATCAGCGCGCCGAGCGTGATGCGGTGCAGGTCGATCGACATCGCGTTCATGACGATGAAGACGATGGCCAGCACCAGCGGCACCGACATCGCGACCACGATGCCGGTGCGCCAGCCGAGCGCGACGAAGGAGACGAACAGCACGATCGCCAGCGCCTCGATGAAAGAATGCACGAACTCGCCGACCGCGCGCTCGACCACCTTCGGCTGGTCGGCGATCTGCTCGACCTCGATGCCCTGCGGCACGGCCTTCATGAATTCGTTGGTCGCCTTCTCGACGTCCTTGCCGAGTTCCAGAATATTGGCGCCCTTGGCGGTGACGACACCGATGCCGATCGCGGGCTTGCCTTCCTGGCGCGCGACGAAGGTCGGCGGATCGACGAAGCCATGGGTGACGGTGGCGATATCGCCGAGCCGGAACACGCGGCCGTTGCTTTCGACCGGGGTTTCCGCGACCGCCTTGGCGCCGTCGAGCGCGCCGGTGACGCGCAGCGGCACGCGCTGGGAAGAGGTTTCCACCGTGCCGGCGGGCGTGACGTTGTTCTGCTTGGCGAGCGAATCGAACAGCGCCTGCGGCGTGATGCCCAGCGTCGCCAGCTTGGCATGCGAGAACTCGACGAAGATGCGCTCGTCCTGCGTGCCGTAGAGATTGACCTTGGTGACGCCGGTGACCTTCAACAGCCGCTGGCGCATGCCCTCAGCCGTCTTCTTCAACTGTGCATAGTCGGCGCCGTCGCCGGTCATCATATAGAGAATGGAATCGACGTCGGAGAATTCGTCGTTGACGTTCGGGCCAAGCAGGCCGGCGGGCAACTGGCCCTGCACGTCGGCGAGCTTCTTGCGCAGCAGATAGAACAGATAGGGGACGTCCTTCGGCGGGGTCGAATCCTTGAACGTGACCTGCATCGCCGTGAACGACGGCTTGGAGTAGGTCTGCACCTTCTCGAAGAACGGCAGTTCCTGCAGCTTCTTCTCGATGGGGTCCGCGACCTGGGTCTGCATCTCCTGCGCGGTGGCGCCCGGCCAGATCGCCGAGACGTTGACCACCTTCACCGTAAAGAACGGATCCTCGGCGCGACCGAGCCGCTCGTAGGAGAAGAAACCGGCGACGCCGAGCACAATCATCAGGAACAGGACCAGGGTCGGATGGCTCACCGCCCAGCCCGAGAGATTGAAGCGCTTCATATCACTCTCCAGCTTCGAAATCTGCTTCCGCTAACGGGACTAGAACGACAGCGACGACACCACCCGGACCTTCTGGGCCGGATCGAGCTTCTGCACGCCGAGCGCGACCACCTTGGCACCGTCGTTGACGCCGCCGGAGATCACGACCGAATTGCTCTCATAGGACTTCACGATCACCGGCTGCAGCTTCACCGCACCGGCATCGTCGACGATATAAAGCGAGGGATTGCTGCCCTGGCTGAACAGCGCCGACAGCGGCAGCTTTGCCACGCGTTCGGTGGCGGCATCAGCCATCGTCAGCGTCGCGGTCATGCCGAGCGAGACCTTGTCGTCGGCTTCCGGCAGCGAGAACTTGGCAAGATAGGTCCGGGTTGCCGGATCGGCCGACGGCGCGATCTCGCGCAGCTTCGCGGTGTATTTCTTCTCCGCATCCGACCACAGCGTCACGCTGGCAGTACCGGACTTGGCGCGGCCGACCAGCGTTTCGGGGATCGCGACGACGGCTTCCTTCTCGGCAAAGCGGGCGACGCGGATCGCGGTCTGGCCGGAGGCCACGACCTGGCCGGGATCGATCAGGGTCGCGGTGACGACGCCCCGGCTGTCGGCGTGGAGCGTCGCATAAGAAAGTGAGTTCTTGGTGAGTTCGACCTGGCGCTCGGCGCGGTTATAGCGCGCCCTCGCCTCGTCGGCGGCGGCGCGGCTCTGGTCCATCTGCGCATCGGTGGTCCAACCCTTGGCGCGCAGATCCTTGGCGCGCTGTTCGGAGGCGGACGCTTGCGCCAGCACGCCGGTGGCGGCGCGGAATTCGGCCTCAGCCTGCTCGGCCTGCAGCTTCAGATCGACTTCATCGAGGGTGGCGAGCGGCTGGCCGACATCCACCGTCTGGCCGACCTCAACCAGGCGCCGGGCGACCTTGCCGGGGACGCGGAAACCCATGTCGGTTTCGATCCGGGGACGGATGGTACCGACGAAGCTGCGCTCCGGGGTTTCGGCCGCGTATTTCACGGTGGCGACCAGAACCGGACGCCCGGGAGCTGCCGTTTCAGCCGCCTTCTCATTGCAACCGGCCAGCGCGAACACTGCAAACGCCAGCGAAGCTCCAGTCAAGAGCCTGTAATAGCTAGAGAAAATGGAACGGGCGAACATCGGACTCTCCATCGCAGGATCTGATGAAGAGTATCGAATGCTCACTGACGATTGTCAACATTCGTCAGTGATCATGAATTCGTGAAGGAAAATTTAGTTAAGAAATAATTGCTTTCCAAGGGGAGCCGCCCCTTCCGAACGGCTCGGCACGTGGCCCTCCCCGGCTTTCCTCGCCTTGGCTGCCGACGCACTGCACCGCTTCTTCGCTGTGCGCTTCCGCCGTTCGGGCGCGGCCGCAACCGGCGGCGTCATCAGCGGATCGGAAACGAGGCCATCGGCGGCGAGCGGCACATAGACCGCTGCGCGTTCGTCGGCCTTCAAGCCCGGCTCATCCGTCTTCAACGCGTGGCTTGCGGCTTCCGTCGCGGTACCGGCAATTTCCTTCACCGTGTCGGTGAACTTTTCCAGGATCGATCTATCCCTGCCCATGCCGCCTCCCGGCGGCTGTGCAGCATGGAACTAACAAACCCGGCAGCGGCGGGTTCCTGAACGGAAACCCTAGTCCGCCAGTTGAAACCGCTGGAAACGGTGCAGCTCTTCCTCGATGCGGCGCTTGTATTCCTTGCGCGCCGCCCTCGCCGCGCCTTTGCCGACCCAGCTCCATTTCTGCATCAGCAGTTTCTTGTTCTGGCGGTCCGTCTTGATATCGATCGCAGCGACAATGTCTTCGCCGACCAGGACGGGAAGCGCGAAATAGCCGAACAGGCGCTTCTCTTTCGGCACATAGGCCTCGAAGCGGTGGCCGTAGCCGAAGAATAATTCGGTGCGCTTGCGCTGAATGATCAGGGGATCGAACGGCGAGAGAATGTGCACCAGGCCGCTGCCGGCCTCTACTGACAGGTTCGCCTCCAGCACTTCCGGCCGGACCCAGTGCTCCTGCTTGCCGGCGCCTTCGAGCGCGACCGGTACCAATTCCCCGCGCCGCACCCGCGCCCCGACCAGGCGCCGCACCGCGGGCTTGCTCGGCGCGTCGAGATGGCAGATGGAATCCAGGCTGACGACGCCTTGGGAGCGCAACGCGCGGTCGAGCAGATAGGCGGTGATTTCCATCGACCTCGCCGGCTTCGGCCGCTTGTCCCAGCCGAAGTGCCGCGCCATCAGCTCATAGGTCTTGAGCATGCCGGTGCGTTCGGAGATCGTCACCTCGCCGGTATAAAAGGCAAGCTGCAGCGCCCGCTTCGAGGGTTTGCGGCTCTGCCACAGATGTTCCTTCTCGGTCAGAACGTCGTCCTCGATGTCGCGGATGGTGAGCGCGCCGTCGCGCCGCAACAGGCGCATCACCTTGCGGGTGTCCTCCGGCTTGACGGACGCAAACCATTTGTGGCCGTTGCGCCGGTGTTCCCTCATGGACGGAACAAAAAAGCGAAAATCCTTCGCCGGCACGTAGGACAGAGCATGCGTCCAGTACTCGAACACGCTTTTATCAACGCTCTGCGCCTGGCGCAGGTCGGCGCGGGTGTAGGCCGGGATGCGGCTATAGAGAATGTGATGATGACAGCGCTCGATGACGTGGATGGTGTCGATCTGCACGTAGCCGAGATGATCCACCGCCGCCGCAACGGCTGGCGGTCCGGCGCCGAACGGCTCGTTGGTGTCGAGCCGCTGGGCCTGCAGCCAGATTCGCCGGGCTTCAAGCTTGGTCAGGGAACGGGGTTCAGTTGCGCGGAGCATCGCGCGGCAATGTATCGGGATTCGCAGGCCTTGGGAGTCCGGGTTCCCGGGTCGTCGTCTCGCGGTGCGAACTCACCTCACCGCTTCTGCCGCTCTCCCACGCTGCCGGTTGCGATCTCGGCCTCGCATGAGGCGCGGCCCGGCTGGGGCGCATGGCATTTATAGACCTGGCCGGTGAGACGATCGACCAGCCACGCGCTCTCCTCCGTCGGACTTTCGAACCCGACGTAGCGGCTGCCGAGCGCGTTGACCAGCGTCGACAGCAAAATTGCAGCGGCGATCATCGCCGCGCCGATCAGTGTTGGCATTGAACTTCCGGAACCGGC encodes the following:
- a CDS encoding potassium channel family protein, translating into MSFASIRRSTRSLYEGATPEGVRFRYGLLVFDIVTVLFIIATSFLPSNEITEALDVLFGVVILADFSARLLVSRHRLREFTRFSTWTDIVAIISFLAPLAGEAGGFLRVLRTLRLLRDYQMLARLREDSNFFRRNEEVIFAVTNLAVFIFVMTAIVYETQKFRNPQIANYADALYFTVTALTTTGFGDITLSGTTGRMITVVIMIFGVTLFFNLARALLTPHKVRFSCPTCGLQRHDSDAVHCKACGNVLNIPDEGLT
- a CDS encoding L,D-transpeptidase family protein; this encodes MIRWFAGLFLLACFAAPAVAGPDAAAINNAEFKGKPPGDDKINPVIVKAQVLLDRANFSPGEIDGKLGENAEKALKAFAESKGLAVSKQPLTSEIWGALLATGSDPVVVDYKITDKDVKGPFLKKLPAKMEDLKDLKSLDYTSPREALAEKFHMSEALLAALNPGKKFDGAGQTIAVMNVPVKEGKPAVTRVEVDKASQTVKAFVNSELVAFFPATVGSEEKPSPGGVLKVISIDANPYYRYNPDYRFKGVKSKRAFKIRPGPNNPVGSQWIGLSEEGYGIHGTPNPSKVSKSESNGCVRLTNWDADRLAKLLKKGTEVAFIEREAANRK
- a CDS encoding flavin reductase family protein; this encodes MTTKDLHYYEPKNGHGLKHDPFNAIIAPRPIGWISSRDGSGNVNLAPYSFFNAFCYVPPIIGFSSTNWKDSAGNIQDTGEFVWNLATMDLAKQMNATAAHVARDVDEFKIAGLTAAPCKLVNVPRVAESPVAFECKLTQILQLQGKDGEKAQAWVTFGEVVAVHIDKAFIKDGVYQTGLAHPIVRAGRKGDYFEIKPENMFEMIRPD
- a CDS encoding TetR/AcrR family transcriptional regulator — protein: MTLISEHVETDTREKILVVAERLFRQMGYQKTTVADIAKELRMSPANVYRFFDSKKSIHEGVARTLMGEVEVEARRIAAAPGPAKPRLRELLTTINRMNTERYVGDSKLHEMVEIAMEEDWDVCVVHIECVTGIIGQVIAQGVASGEFEAPDLPLAALCTCTGMIRFFHPQMIAQAVNKPSATIDQMIDFLFRALEPRKAN
- a CDS encoding efflux RND transporter permease subunit, yielding MKRFNLSGWAVSHPTLVLFLMIVLGVAGFFSYERLGRAEDPFFTVKVVNVSAIWPGATAQEMQTQVADPIEKKLQELPFFEKVQTYSKPSFTAMQVTFKDSTPPKDVPYLFYLLRKKLADVQGQLPAGLLGPNVNDEFSDVDSILYMMTGDGADYAQLKKTAEGMRQRLLKVTGVTKVNLYGTQDERIFVEFSHAKLATLGITPQALFDSLAKQNNVTPAGTVETSSQRVPLRVTGALDGAKAVAETPVESNGRVFRLGDIATVTHGFVDPPTFVARQEGKPAIGIGVVTAKGANILELGKDVEKATNEFMKAVPQGIEVEQIADQPKVVERAVGEFVHSFIEALAIVLFVSFVALGWRTGIVVAMSVPLVLAIVFIVMNAMSIDLHRITLGALIIALGLLVDDAIIAVEMMVVKMEQGWDRVRAASFAWESTAFPMLTGTLVTAAGFLPIGFANSAVGEYAGGIFWIVAISLVASWFVAVIFTPYIGVKLLPNIKVHHNHDPHAIYETRMYRGLRAVVQWCVDHRVKVVVATVGVFALSIVGFGHVQQQFFPLSERPELFLQLRLPEGTAFNVTEKSVKKAETLLKDDKDIATYTSYVGQGSPRFWLGLNPQLPNEAFAEIVIVSKDVDARERIKARLEKAVSEGELSEARVRIDRFNFGPPVGFPVQFRVIGPDANTVRDIAYKVRDVMKQNPNVVEPQLDWNEQSPYLKLVVDQDRARALGLTPQDVSQALAMLISGAQVTTIRDGIEKVGVVARAIPSERLDLKSVGDLTVTSRNGVAVPLQQIAKIEYSHEEPIMWRRNRDMAITVRTDVVDGVQAPDVTNQIWPKLKEIRDHLEPAYRIEPGGAFEESAKGNASIFVLFPLMVMVMLTLLMIQLHSFSRLFLVFLTAPLGIVGASLGLNVANQPFGFVALLGLIALAGMIMRNAVILVDQIEADVAQGLTRREAIVEATVRRARPVVLTALAAILAMIPLSRSAFWGPMAITIMGGLFVATFLTLLYLPGLYALWFRKSLDESGQAEQPDLAAQHEAKLHPKGPHAIPLADAAE
- a CDS encoding efflux RND transporter periplasmic adaptor subunit → MFARSIFSSYYRLLTGASLAFAVFALAGCNEKAAETAAPGRPVLVATVKYAAETPERSFVGTIRPRIETDMGFRVPGKVARRLVEVGQTVDVGQPLATLDEVDLKLQAEQAEAEFRAATGVLAQASASEQRAKDLRAKGWTTDAQMDQSRAAADEARARYNRAERQVELTKNSLSYATLHADSRGVVTATLIDPGQVVASGQTAIRVARFAEKEAVVAIPETLVGRAKSGTASVTLWSDAEKKYTAKLREIAPSADPATRTYLAKFSLPEADDKVSLGMTATLTMADAATERVAKLPLSALFSQGSNPSLYIVDDAGAVKLQPVIVKSYESNSVVISGGVNDGAKVVALGVQKLDPAQKVRVVSSLSF
- a CDS encoding winged helix-turn-helix domain-containing protein, encoding MLRATEPRSLTKLEARRIWLQAQRLDTNEPFGAGPPAVAAAVDHLGYVQIDTIHVIERCHHHILYSRIPAYTRADLRQAQSVDKSVFEYWTHALSYVPAKDFRFFVPSMREHRRNGHKWFASVKPEDTRKVMRLLRRDGALTIRDIEDDVLTEKEHLWQSRKPSKRALQLAFYTGEVTISERTGMLKTYELMARHFGWDKRPKPARSMEITAYLLDRALRSQGVVSLDSICHLDAPSKPAVRRLVGARVRRGELVPVALEGAGKQEHWVRPEVLEANLSVEAGSGLVHILSPFDPLIIQRKRTELFFGYGHRFEAYVPKEKRLFGYFALPVLVGEDIVAAIDIKTDRQNKKLLMQKWSWVGKGAARAARKEYKRRIEEELHRFQRFQLAD